From Macaca mulatta isolate MMU2019108-1 chromosome 1, T2T-MMU8v2.0, whole genome shotgun sequence, the proteins below share one genomic window:
- the LOC114678402 gene encoding uncharacterized protein LOC114678402, producing the protein MLAVSGADQSQLQLPGCPEPRRDPPPPRPHLCAPKRPHPDCACACASRARRAGPELLEGRGPPRARSVSLLRRNGASRRRLRYPGTEARAPEGGASRRPTACACALGAPRNARREPWFPDPSRPRVSRSPAAVVVASLLCCRPQT; encoded by the exons ATGCTGGCAGTGAGTGGAGCGGACCAATCCCAATTGCAGCTCCCAGGTTGCCCAGAACCCCGTCGCgacccacccccaccccgacCTCACCTGTGCGCCCCCAAGCGCCCTCACCCCGACTGCGCCTGCGCCTGCGCCTCCCGGGCGAGGCGAGCAGGCCCGGAGCTGCTGGAAGGCAGGGGCCCACCTCGCGCGCGCAGCGTTTCTCTTTTAAGAAGAAACGGTGCTTCTCGGCGTCGGCTGCGGTATCCCGGAACTGAGGCCCGCGCCCCAGAGGGAGGGGCGAGTCGGAGGCCGACGGCGTGCGCCTGCGCACTGGGTGCCCCGCGCAACGCCCGCCGGGAACCGTGGTTCCCCGACCCGAGTCGCCCGCGCGTGTCACGGAGCCCCGCGGCAGTTGTGGTTGCGTCGCTTCTGTG TTGCCGCCCGCAAACGTGA